The DNA window ATCCGAGCTTTGTCGGACGCTCATTGTCCTTGCTGATTCGCTGATGCAATAGGTATAAAAAAGATACTCGATTTTATTGGTCTAGACAGTCAAAGATTTACAACGAGCTTAGCCATTTCGGCCCGGTCATTTCAGCAGACGTTATGCAACCTTTGGAATATAAAAAATTAGAATTTCTAACATTTGTGTGAGATTGAGTTTGCAGTGAGaggtaagagggagagagggagaagaatgCCAGGTCTGGATTCTGGATCCCTGTATTTGAGAGAACCAGGAATACACAGAGGGAGACCAAGAGAGACTCAAACCGAGAGGCTTTGTTTCTTCGTTTCTTTGCAATGAGCCCTGCAGCAAATCCGCAATATGAAATTTGAGGATCTATTAGAAGAGATCGATGGCTTTGGAAGGTTCCAGAAAATGGTCCTATTACTCAGTTTCATTGGCAGGCTCACTCTTCcgtgtcatttcctgttgaaCAACTACATTGCCTCCGTCCCGTCCCACCACTGTGACATCAGTGCTATGGATGGTGAGGTATTTTTTGGGAATCTGAGTCGGGAGCAGAAACTTGCTGTCATAATTCCAAGACAGGAAGATGGGATGCTTGCTTCCTGTCAAATGTTCCACGAACCTCAGTTCCATGTTCTAGATGCTCTATCCAACTTTACCAATGTTCCACTTGTTCAGTGCCCCAGTGGATGGGAGTATGACAACAGTACGTTTCTCAGTACTCTGGCCACAGAGGTAACACCCTACAAAACTGATCTTAGTATCTCTTTCTTGGATATGTCCTTCTAAATTATCAGTGCTGAAATAGATTTCAGTTTTAATGGCTGTTCTTCCTAATGTTGACACCATGTGCAGTGATCAAACATGCAGCATGAACATTTTAGGATTTCTCTTGTTGATAGTTCCTGTTTTAAGAGTTCTGTATTTTTGGCACATATCATCTAGTGCTTGAACCCCAATGATTGCTGATAACTAGGCTAAATGTATTGTTACATATTCTTCAAAATACAGTGGAACAGTGGAACAGTTTTACATATCTcagagatctctctctctctctctctctgtctctctctctctctctgtctctctctctctctctctctatctctctctctccctctccctctctctctgtctctctctctctctatctctctctctccctctccctctctctctctgtctctctctctgtctctctctctctgtctctctctccctctctctctctgtctctctctccctctcccactctctctctctctctctctctctctctctctctctctctctctctctgtctctctatctctgtctctctctctctctctctctctctctctctctctctctccccctctctctctctctctccctctccctctctctccctctccctctctctctctctctcgccctctctctctctctctctttctctctccctctctctctctctccctctccctctctctctctctctctctctctctctctctctctctctctctctctctctaacctgAACAGTGGGAtttggtgtgtgagagaagaggGATGAATAAAGCAGTGGTCACCATCTTCTTCATCGGAGTGATGATCGGTGCAGCTGTGTTCGGCAGCTTGAGTGACAGGTGACAGGTGTCAGGTGTCAGGTGTCAGGTGACAGGTGACAGGTGACACTACTGTGTGAAGATATTAATTGAAGCCAGTGTTACAGACCAGATGACAGCACCTGTGGTAGAACCAGTTGATATCTGAAATATGACAGCACCTGATGATCGGATATATATTCAGAATAGTTTTCCTGTGCATACACACTCTGGATATTGTGACACTGAACGAGAGTTGGTTCAGTGCACTCAACCATGAGTGTTCGCTCTGGTGAGAAAACAGTCACACACTAGAACAAAGTTCTCAAAAAATGTATTAGGttcatttaaagtgtttgtTCTCAGTgttaagccccgccccctgccccgaCCCAGGTACGGCCGGAAGCCAATGCTGCTGGTGTCGTACGTTTTTGGAATGGGCTTCGCACTGGCCAGcatcttctcctcctccttcaccaTGTTCGCTGTGCTGAGGTTCTTCACTGGCCTCAGTATCACGGGCATCATCATCGTGTCCAGCGTGCTCTGTGAGGACCAGATATGATTGGAAAGAAACAATTGGTTAAAGAAAATTGCTTATTCATATCATAAgataatgttgtgtgtgtgtgtgtgtgtgtgagtgtgtgagtgagtgtgtgtgagtgagtgtgtgtgtgtgtgagtgtgagtgtgagtgtgtgtgtgagtgtgtgtgtgtgtgtgtgtgagagagtgagtgtgtgagtgtgtgagtgtgtgtgtgtgtgtgtgtgtgtgtgtgtgtgtgtgtgtatgtgtgtttgtgtgagtgagtgtgtgagcgtccTTGTGCCTGCCACACCTGCATACATGTAGCTGTGTCTTTCTGCAGGTATGGAGTGGGTGGACATCAGAAGCAGGAAGCTGGTGGGCGTGGTCGACAGCCTGAGCTGGACGTTAGGCTGCATGGTGCTTCCTGGTGTGGCGTACGGTATCAGAGACTGGAGATGGCTGACCTTcactgtcacttcacctctcgcTGTCGCCCTGATTAGCTGGAGGTacatgaaccacacacacacgcactcgcacacacacacattacacttacatttacagtatttggcagatgctcttatccagagcgacttacaaaggttttttgccatttactcataaaataccagtacagtaggttccaagataccaatgaactagaatactgctaaaatacagggatcactgctgatgactagaagtacaaaatacatataagctctataacagacaacaatcagtgtaataaacaataagtactagagttagtcaacataggaacAGTCAACatccagtgtaaagctgattacatctgttacagtaacacagtagacGTACGAGGACATAAGGGGATGACAACTGATCCTTTTGTCAGTTATTTATtgactgtgttaataaatgtacatatctAGCACAGTTACAATACCACAGTTATCTGAATGAGACGAGCACATCTTTGATGTTTTggaggagattagtggaggatcttTAAAAAGGGATGTGGTCTCTGTATTGTcatggaggattctgaagtgttgtATAATATCAGTGTAGTATAATATCAAGATACTGGATTATTTGTAGTATGATCAGGTTTGTAAGTTAAATGCCTGAAGTTCGTCCCCAAGATTCGAACTCATGTAATGAACTAAATCTGAATTGAATGTGAGTCACAGTTGTGTGACTGGACTCCTTCTGATAGGTGGGTTCCAGAGTCGGCACGGTGGCTCATAGCCAATGGGAAGGTGGAAAAAGCCCAGTATTACCTCAAGAAATGTGCTGCCATTAATGAGAGGAAAACAGTTAGTGCCAGCATAAAAGCagaggtgagagaaagggaaagatcATGTGACGCAGTGGTTAATCAAATGTGATCTGGGATCATGTGACGCAGTcattaatcaaatgtgatctgggatcatgtgatgcagtcattaatcaaatgtgatctGGGATCATGTGATGCAGTCGTTAATCAAATGTGATCTGGGATCATGTGACGCAGTCGTTAATCAAATGTGATCTGGGATCATGTGATGCAGTcattaatcaaatgtgatctGGGATCATGTGATGCAGTCGTTAATCAAATGTGATCTGGGATCATGTGACGCAGTcattaatcaaatgtgatctgggatcatgtgacgcagtcattaatcaaatgtgatctgggatcatgtgacgcagtcattaatcaaatgtgatctgggatcatgtggtgcagtcattaatcaaatgtgatctgggatcatgtgacgcagtcattaatcaaatgtgatctgggatcatgtggtgcagtcattaatcaaatgtgatctgggatcatgtgacgcagtcattaatcaaatgtgatctgggatcatgtggtgcagtcattaatcaaatgtgatctgggatcatgtggtgcagtcattaatcaaatgtgatctgggatcatgtgatgcagtcattaatcaaatgtgatctgggatcatgtggtgcagtcattaatcaaatgtgatctgggatcatgtgacgcagtcattaatcaaatgtgatctgggatcatgtgacgcagtcattaatcaaatgtgatctgggatcatgtgacgcagtcattaatcaaatgtgatctgggatcatgtggtgcagtcattaatcaaatgtgatctgggatcatgtggtgcagtcattaatcaaatgtgatctgggatcatgtggtgcagtcattaatcaaatgtgatctgggatcatgtgacgcagtcattaatcaaatgtgatctgggatcatgtggtgcagtcattaatcaaatgtgatctgggatcatgtggtgcagtcattaatcaaatgtgatctgggatcatgtggtgcagtcattaatcaaatgtgatctgggatcatgtgacgcagtcattaatcaaatgtgatctgggatcatgtgacgcagtcattaatcaaatgtgatctgggatcatgtggtgcagtcattaatcaaatgtgatctgtgactgtgtgcttCTGCCTGCAGGTCCTTTCTACTATCATTTCAGAAGGAGGAAATAGGAAGTACTCATATCTGGATCTCGCAAGGACTCCCAGGATGAGACGACTGGCTCTGTTGACTGGCGCCACCTGGTGGGAAGACGCATATTTATTCAATCAGTTCTATAAGCAGATTTTTGTGTCTATTTTGCTAAATATATTCACATAGACATGATATCAGGAACACATTGGGTGAGTTCAGATCCTTTCTGATcagtgtttgtatgtttttcaaGCAAATAGCTGAATGCTATTCCAGACACCAGTCTGGCAAGGGTGCCACATTAGAGCATGAAAAACCAAAACTGTGTCTGAATGGAGGTCAAGCGCTGAACATGGTGTCACAGAAAATGGCTCATGTTTGGTCCTGCAAAGTCACTGAGATGTAACAGTGATTTCATCTGTGTGGTTTCTAACAGAGCAGCCCTGCCAGCACTCCTGTAGCAGATAagctctctcaccctccccacacacacacactctttcatttTTCAGGTATGGTGTAGCTTCCACCTACTACGGGATCAGTTTTAACATCAAGGGCTTCGAACTGGACTTCTACCTGAACCAGTTTCTGTACGGAGCCGTGGAGTTACCCTCCAAGTTCCTCATCTACCACCTGCTTGACCAGATTGGACGCCGCAAAACAGAGGCCGGCAGCCTCCTGCTGACCAGCTCCTGTCTTCTCATGAACGTCTTCATACCCAAAGGTAAGTTCACATCATATATCACATTTCCAGCATCTGACCAATGCACTCTTGACCTTGACCTCacacccatgaccttggtgttgctagaaCCAAGTGCCACCTGCTCGACCAAGTGAGCTTTGTTTACTGACTGTCAGGCTGATGTGATGCACACACTGATGAAGTTTGAATGAGGATGTAAGTTGAAGTAATGAATAAAActtcagggtgtgtgtttttgtgtgttccaGATCAGTGGATAGTGCGTTCAATTATAGGAGTTCTGGGTAAAGGTTTTGCTTCAATTTCCTTCGGAACACTCGTGTTGTACAGCTCTGAACTTTACCCCACTGTCATTAGGtaacctcccactctctgaactGTACCCACTGTCATTAGGtaacctcccactctctgaactTTACCCCACTGTCATTAGGtaacctcccactctctgaactGTACCCACTGTCATTAGGtaacctcccactctctgaactGTACCCACTGTCATTAGGtaacctcccactctctgaactTTACCCCACTGTCATTAGGtaacctcccactctctgaactGTACCCACTGGCATTAGGtaacctcccactctctgaactGTACCCACTGGCATTAGGtaacctcccactctctgaactGTACCCACTGGCATTAGGtaacctcccactctctgaactTTACCCCACTGTCATTAGGtaacctcccactctctgaactGTACCCACTGGCATTAGGtaacctcccactctctgaactGTACCCACTGGCATTAGGtaacctcccactctctgaactGTACCCACTGGCATTAGGTAACCTCCTACTCTCTGAACTGTACCCACTGGCATTAGGtaacctcccactctctgaactGTACCCACTGGCATTAGGtaacctcccactctctgaactGTACCCACTGTCATTAGGtaacctcccactctctgaactGTACCCACTGGCATTAGGtaacctcccactctctgaactGTACCCACTGGCATTAGGtaacctcccactctctgaactGTACCCACTGGCATTAGGTAACCTCCTACTCTCTGAACTGTACCCACTGGCATTAGGtaacctcccactctctgaactGTACCCACTGGCATTAGGtaacctcccactctctgaactGTACCCACTGGCATTAGGtaacctcccactctctgaactGTACCCACTGGCATTAGGtaacctcccactctctgaactGTACCCACTGGCATTAGGtaacctcccactctctgaactGTACCCACTGGCATTAGGtaacctcccactctctgaactGTACCCACTGTCATTAGGtaacctcccactctctgaactGTACCCACTGGCATTAGGtaacctcccactctctgaactGTACCCACTGTCATTAGGtaacctcccactctctgaactGTACCCCACTGTCATTAGGtaacctcccactctctgaactGTACCCCACTGTCATTAGGtaacctcccactctctgaactGTACCCCACTGTCATTAGGtaacctcccactctctgaactGTACCCACTGTCATTAGGtaacctcccactctctgaactGTACCCCACTGTCATTAGGtaacctcccactctctgaactGTACCCACTGTCATTAGGtaacctcccactctctgaactGTACCCCATTGTCATTAGGTAACCTCCCACTCTTCCAGAGCCAGGTGCTATGCCATGCTAATGCCACTGTGTTAAATCAATGTTCATGCAAATATCAGATATCAGAATGAGAAACCTTTTCCCATTTTAGCGATGCTCATTATGCACCTCGTTCATATTAACAGGCAGAATGGTATGGGATATAACTCATTCATGGGTCGAATGGGAGTGGCCATAGTCCCTTTGATCCTATTATTGGACGACATGTGGGGGCAACTTTCTCAGGTGATCCTGTGTGCCATCGCACTATTCGCTGGTCTGATTGTCTGTCTCCTACCTGAGACGCAGGGCAGGTGTCTGCCGGAGACTCTGGAGGATGTTGAAGGGACAAGGTGAGGTCTTAGCTGCACTGTTTCTTCTTAACCTTCTGGTGGGTTGGCAGTCATCCTGTCAGTCATACTGGGTTGCCAGTATGTTCATaaactaaaatacatttttggattattttctTACCTTCAATTGCAGCAACTGCCAAGATGTAATCCCAGCAGAGGCGGAAGAGAAGGAGGAACGAGAAAATGTCCAGATGCAAATGTCATGATCTCTCATATTATGCATTCAATTTGCTCACAATAACTATACTGATTAATGATGGACATAATTTAGAATTGAGCGGTGAGGAAAacctccctagagcacgaggaagaaacctggagaggaaccaagactcagaggAGGGGCCGTCCTCCTCTGAtagacaacagtcaccacaacagtaacaattttaagagaaaaataactaataataaaataaaaaaataataaaacataagcagttaatgtttagtccaactttctaaatgcattttatcTTTGAAAATTTTATGATAAATCCATATTCTCATTACTAATCCTGTTCTGGTGTAAAGCAGTTCCATATCTAACAggattatttcattttaatgtcaaatCCCCTGATAAAAGGAGACTTTGTGGCCCCTCACAGATTGGACAACGGTCAGATTCCATGCGGTCAGTTTGTTCCCTCTGAGggtttctgtatgtatttagtTGTTAATGGCTTTTGCCATTGATTGTAAAGAGGATTATAAGTTTGAAGTAAATATTTCCACAGGTTTTCTTTAGCCTTCCATTATGTTCCAGCCATAGTTTTGAACACAGTTCTAGATATATTAAGGTCCCCAGGCAGTTCTAAtgattgtatattgtatatcaCACCTGCCTGACAGTGGCTTCCATGTTGGGGACAAGCAGGTAAATGGTCTCCAGTAGGGAGGTCTCCAGGTAACTGGTCTCCAGTAGGGAGGTCTCCAGGTAACTGGTCTCCAGTAGGGACAGTGTGTGCAGAGTTCATCCTTCTGACATCACTCAAGacagactgggttagattatcGCTAATCTCATGAAGACCTGAACTGCTTCCACAAAAGTGTTACTGCATAAATCACAATGTGCAGACCACTGGAACTACTCAAGGATGTGGGCGTGGCTATAACTCCTCTGGTCTTCTTATTGGACAAAATGTGCCCGGCTCTTTCCCGGGTGTCTCTGTGATCAGGCAGTCCTGTGTGTGGTCATGCGGTTTGTTAGTTCGGGAACCTGACAGCTTCCTGATGAAGATGATTATGTGGAGAAGAGGCTCCTGCAGGCGacagtgtacagtctcagaagGCCTCTGTATGTTGGACTGATGCCAGGACATCACCAGATGGACCGAAAGAAACAATATTACTGCAGTGAAGACCAGGTGGTTTGAATGAGGACACTGTTTTTTACTAACACACCTTACATTTGGAGATAATGTAGCAGAACTggataatatatataaatatagtataaataaagtaatacaaCGTTTTGGGGTATCTTAAGGTCAGAGACCTTTTTAAGTCTGTATGTGCAGAACAGAGTCTCTAATGCAGGTGGTTTCAAGGATTCTGTACAAGTCTAAGGCAGATCACTGAATTGTTCCCGTGAGAAATATCGTCATTAGTACTGGGAAAAGATCATCTTTGCTACAAGACTGTGAGAAGTTCTGTGGAAAAACAAGCTTCCTTGTCTTACCAAGGACAGAGTGGAGCAGGagaaagacttttattttgaaggtgtttggtggtgtgagtcAACATctttgcttaaaaaaacaaggaaaatccTCCACTGGGACATAGTGGTTTCAACTTACATAATGATGCGTATCAATTAGCATATATTGAATAAAAGgactataaaaatgtgtgttctttgtgtgattgttagacattctctgaaCAATGTCccatttgtaacattgagctcagaatacaGATGGGAcaagctattctcttcaattaattccagagtctgcaccTTTATTTTCGATATAAAGTGTACTTTATAAAATTACTGGAATGTGGGAAAAATCTAGGAACCACAAAGGTTTCAGTCACCCCACTTCTTACATTGACTTCGTGGAACATGAGAAACCCCAGGCCCGTTAAACCGGAAAACTCTCAAATGGTGTAGATTACATTTGATCTGGAATTACAAActcttttttctgttctgtttttaacatcacggaggaagagaaggagcgGGGTGAACAGTGAGAATGAGAACACGTCACGTTAAAACAGATCGTTCTGGAGTGTGGAATGCAGCGCCCCCTACAGGGGAATAGCGCAGGTGACTGAAGGTGGTACGCAGTAAGTTCTGGGCAGAATTTATCATAAGTGGGTGAGAGTTTAGAGGTTGGAACagggagtagagagagagagagagagagagagagagagagagagagagagagacagggagagagagagagagagacagggagagagagagagagagagagagagagagagagagagagagagagagacagggagagagagagagagagagagagagagagagagagagagagagagagagacagggagagagagagagagagagagagacagggagagagagagagagagacagggagagagagagagagagagagagagggagagagagagagagagacagggagagagagagagagagagagagagagagagagagagagagagagagagacagggagagagagagagagagagagagagagagagagagagatggtctTTCTCCCATGCTGTCATTTCACAACTTTAATTGATTGGAATATTATGAGACTAGACTAGAATATTGGAGAAACTCtacaatttcattttttttattagcatgCACGTGAAACGAACATTTACAGGCTTCAGCTCAGCAGCatctgtgaaatgtgtgtgtgtgtgtagtgcgtgcatgtgtgtgtgtaatgtgcacgtgtgtgtagtgcgtgtgtgtgtgtagtgcgtgcgtgcgtgtgtgtgtgtaatgtgcacgtgtgtgtgcgtgtgtgtggtgcatgtgtgtttgtgtgtgtgtgtgtgtgcgtgtgtgtggtgcatgtgtgtgtgtgtgtttgtgtgtgtggtgcatgtgtgtgtggtgcatgtgtgtgcggtgcgtgtgtgtgtgtgtgtttgtgtgtgtgtgtttgtgtgtgtagtgcgtgcgtgtgtgtataatgtgcacgtgtgtgtagtgcgtgtgtgtgtgtgtgtgtgtaatgtgcacgtgtgtgtagtgcgtgtgtatgtgtgtgtgtgtgtagtgcgtgcatgtgtgtgtgtaatgtgcatgtgtgtgtagtatgtgtgtgtgtgtgtgtgtgtgtgtgcatgtaagcaAATCAAGGAGGGGTTTTACTTTGACACACTACTCCTGTTGTCTGTGAGACAcagatgaacatttatttatttttattcatagtgtaatattaataaaatacatacaaaagcATTTCTGTAACATGGACAAAACAGAATGCGTTCCCATTTGTGGATTACTGAAGTGCGGTTAATTTTCACTGGGAA is part of the Electrophorus electricus isolate fEleEle1 chromosome 13, fEleEle1.pri, whole genome shotgun sequence genome and encodes:
- the slc22a7b.3 gene encoding solute carrier family 22 member 7 is translated as MKFEDLLEEIDGFGRFQKMVLLLSFIGRLTLPCHFLLNNYIASVPSHHCDISAMDGEVFFGNLSREQKLAVIIPRQEDGMLASCQMFHEPQFHVLDALSNFTNVPLVQCPSGWEYDNSTFLSTLATEWDLVCERRGMNKAVVTIFFIGVMIGAAVFGSLSDRYGRKPMLLVSYVFGMGFALASIFSSSFTMFAVLRFFTGLSITGIIIVSSVLCMEWVDIRSRKLVGVVDSLSWTLGCMVLPGVAYGIRDWRWLTFTVTSPLAVALISWRWVPESARWLIANGKVEKAQYYLKKCAAINERKTVSASIKAEVLSTIISEGGNRKYSYLDLARTPRMRRLALLTGATWYGVASTYYGISFNIKGFELDFYLNQFLYGAVELPSKFLIYHLLDQIGRRKTEAGSLLLTSSCLLMNVFIPKDQWIVRSIIGVLGKGFASISFGTLVLYSSELYPTVIRQNGMGYNSFMGRMGVAIVPLILLLDDMWGQLSQVILCAIALFAGLIVCLLPETQGRCLPETLEDVEGTSNCQDVIPAEAEEKEERENVQMQMS